The sequence below is a genomic window from Paenibacillus silvisoli.
ATCGAGCCTTGTCCGGTCCACCAAGACAGATAGGCAATCTTCGGTCCGTCCGTAATATAACCGACCTGATTGACGTGAATGACCTCGTTCGGAACGCTAAGATCGAACTTCGTCGTCAAAGCACCGACATTCACGACCGCAGGATCAACCGTTACGGTATAGGTCATGTCCCCCTTCATCTTCTTGGATACCGGCAGCTTCAGGAAGATGCGGTAAATCTCATTGAGATGCGCGATATTCGCGGCTCCTGGCGCATCCGCGTACGGTCCGTCTTCCGGGAAGAAGCGATGTTGGACGGCAATCGGCGTTACCGGCGATGCAAAGTCCGGATCGTCGCTGCTCGTAATCGAATAATAGCTCGCATTCGATACTTGAGTCGCATTGTACTCGTTCTCCCTCATGTAAATTTGAAGCCAGCTTGCATTCAGCACGCTCGCCTTATTGCCGACGCGCACCTTCTCCACCATGTCGCGTTCACGTAATGCGAATGCTTGACTCGCAAAGCTCATCGACACAATGGATACGAACAACAATATTGCGACAAATCGATTCGTCCTTACCTTCCTTACTCGTGCTTCCATTTCCTTGCTTCATCCTCCCATCATGAGATGATCAAACTCGATACTTTTCGCACGTTCCTCTAAGTTGGATGATCGAAAATATCACTTGAATGATCGTTTTCACTCTGAATAATAACAGGATTCTGTTCAATATCAATTATTTTTTCAAATTTTAAGTATAATTTAATTGTAAAATGATCAAAAATGATCATTTCCAATCATTTTGTTCGGGGCTGCCCGCTTTGAGGCCAATAAAAAAAGCCTGATTTCTCAGGCTTTCCTTTAACGCGGTTATCTCGCCGGATAAATCGATTCGGTGGCAAGCGAGACATCTTTCGCTCCATCCTCATAGGTGTACACGGAGCCGGTTAGTCCAATTGGAAAGCCTTTATAGGGGTCGACCTGGCCATAAAATAGTCCTTCTTTGCTGCTCCGCCAATCTTGAAGCTGGGGAAATAACGACATGACCTGTTCGAACGTATCGCCTACGCGAATGCCTCTTGGACCGGCGTAATCGCCATGGATATCGACGACGCCCGGCGTCGCATCATGGTTAAAATCAAAATACGTATACGTGACGATATCGTTGGCATACCGGGTCTCCCCGCCTAATTCATTGACCTCTTTGCGAAGTCCGATCTCCTCCATCTGTTCTTTGGTCCAATCCGGTCGAAGAAGATCAAACTGAACGATTTCCCGGCTGGTGAACCCGCTTGGCAGGCTGTCCGAAGTAATTTGCGCGATTTTATGAGCATGATCCCAGCTAACCGTTGCTCCGGCAGCTTCACTAATAAATCGCAAATTTATATATAAAGTTCCCGTACCGCTGAGAAATGGCGCTTGTGCCAGCGGATATAGCTTGCCATTCACCTTCCCGATTTTATTGTTTACTCCCAGCTCAAGCACTAGCTTCTGCTTACTTCCGGTCACTTGTTTGGTCTTGTTATCCCAGCTCACGCTCATTCCCAGCGCTTCGAAAATAGCCCGAAACGGAATCATGGTAGTCCCTTTGACGACGATGGGTTTCTCTTGCATAGGCATTGTTATTCCATTTACAACGACAGCTCCGTTTACAGCAGGCTGTGCAGCACTTGCATTTGCTAAAGGGGACATGACAAGGATCAGAATCAGAGACAGAAGCAATCGTGAAAAACAGCTAGTTCTCTTCCTCATTGTATTAGGACCTCCGGTTCATGAGATAACGATCTGAACCTTTAGACGCGTACTGGTAAATTTTGTTGCGCTTTCAATCAAAGAGCAGCATGCCACGGCACGCTGCTCTTTGTACTACACCATTGGAGGACTCAACTGGGAAATGGGGATCAAATTCACATGATTAAAAAATTGACTCTCCACCAGATTTCCGAATTCGTTTAGACCCGTTACTGACATAATGACATTAGGATTTACGCTTGTCGTCGTTTGCGCCATCGAGTTCAGTTGAACCTCATAGGTGACATTTCCTGCAATAAAAAACTCCCGCACGTCGTAAGCATTCGCCGGTACTACATACGAGAGCGAGTATGCGGTGTAGAAAATGCTAGAATCGACAGAAGCGAAAATCTCGACGATAACGGTTACCGCGCTCGCCGGATCCAGATTTCGTGTGCTGACAACGATGTTAGACGCTGCTGTGCCAAAGTCCCTTGTGTTTGTTACAGGGCCGGTTGTAAAAGGCATGCCGTCTCACCTCTCTTTCTGCGTGGACATGCTTTATACTATGAATAATGCGATGATATGTTTGTACATCTATGCCTAAATTTCCAATTTTATGTAAAATTTAACAATGAAAAAAGCCGCTCATTAGCGGCTAAAATCATCAAATCGTCGAAGCACGATTACAGCGTTGTGACCGCCGAATCCGAATGAGTTGGACATGCCGATACGCAGCTCCGCTTTGCGCGCGACATTGGGGACAACATCCAGATCGCATTCCAGATCGCGTTCGTCTTGATTGATCGTCGGCGGAATGATGCCCTCCCGCAGCGAGTTCGCCAGCGCGATCGCTTCGGCTCCGCCCGCCGCGCCGAGCATATGGCCGGTCATCGACTTGTTTGCCGTAATCGGCACGCGATAGGCGTCCTCGCCGAACAGCCGCTTAATCGCCAGCGTCTCGGAAATATCGCCGACTGGCGTGCTAGTCGCGTGAGCGCTGACGACATCCACGTCGCTCGGCGTCAATCCCGCGTCCCTCAGCGCTGCTTTCATCGCAAGGTAAGCGCCTAGACCTTCCGGATGCGTGGCGACGATATGGTAGGCGTCCGAGCTGGCTCCGTAGCCGATCACTTCCGCGTAAATCCGTGCGCCGCGCGCAAGCGCGTGGGATAACGATTCCAAGATGACGATCCCTGAGCCTTCGGCGATAACGAAGCCGTCGCGCCGGCGATCGAAGGGGCGGCTCGCGCCGGCGGGATTGTCATTACGAGTCGAAAGCGA
It includes:
- a CDS encoding copper amine oxidase N-terminal domain-containing protein; the protein is MRKRTSCFSRLLLSLILILVMSPLANASAAQPAVNGAVVVNGITMPMQEKPIVVKGTTMIPFRAIFEALGMSVSWDNKTKQVTGSKQKLVLELGVNNKIGKVNGKLYPLAQAPFLSGTGTLYINLRFISEAAGATVSWDHAHKIAQITSDSLPSGFTSREIVQFDLLRPDWTKEQMEEIGLRKEVNELGGETRYANDIVTYTYFDFNHDATPGVVDIHGDYAGPRGIRVGDTFEQVMSLFPQLQDWRSSKEGLFYGQVDPYKGFPIGLTGSVYTYEDGAKDVSLATESIYPAR
- the fabF gene encoding beta-ketoacyl-ACP synthase II — translated: MDRVVITGMGIISPLGNETAVFWEKLKKGESGISKIEHIDASRYKSHIAGLVHDFDGEARFGRKEARRMDRFVQFAMAAAEQAWTDAGLETASVDRERMGVYVGSGIGGLNTLIEQDGVLRDRGPERVSPTLVPMMIANMASAMISIRYGALGPTMSPVTACSIGNTAIGEAYRLIRSGGADVIFAGGSEAAVTEISLASFGNATSLSTRNDNPAGASRPFDRRRDGFVIAEGSGIVILESLSHALARGARIYAEVIGYGASSDAYHIVATHPEGLGAYLAMKAALRDAGLTPSDVDVVSAHATSTPVGDISETLAIKRLFGEDAYRVPITANKSMTGHMLGAAGGAEAIALANSLREGIIPPTINQDERDLECDLDVVPNVARKAELRIGMSNSFGFGGHNAVIVLRRFDDFSR